In Candidatus Planktophila versatilis, the genomic window TGCGCGAGCAAAACCAGTTGCCATAAAGCCTGCAGTGGAACCTTCTTCACCTGATCGTTCGCTATCAACAACACACCACCAGCGACCATCTTCGCGCTGAAGTTTAATCATAGAATAAATCAGTTTCGTTGAAGCATCTTCAATTTTCTTGCGTCCCGGATGATTGAGTGAAATGTTCTTCAGCACATCCATCATTCCGAGTAAGGCCCATCCTTGGCCACGACCCCAACCTGGCGCCCAAGTTCCTTCGACGCCATTCATAAAGAAGTGATCAAAAATCCCATTTTCTTTTTGTAGCGCATCAATATATGCGTGCGCCTGTTCGACTCCAACGGTAACCAAATCTTCTCTACCTGTTTCTTTACCAAGTGCGGTGAAAAATGGTGGATCAAAGTGAAGACAGTCGATGCATGTTCCCCCTGGTGGGTTTGCCAGCCACTTTGCTTCATTTGTTGGAAGCTCTTCCCCGCCATATGGTGGAATCAAACAGAGTGATTCCCAGGTGTCATAAATTCCACGGTCTTTTGTGCGGCTCATTAGATATGCAGCTAATAGATTGAGTGAATCGATAATCGCTTTATCTTTTGTCTCATGAGCGATTTCCACCATTGCAACACCGGGTGCTGTGCAATCAAGGCGTCGAAATGGTTCTGGTCGGCTTGCCCAGGCGCGAATCCAGCCATTTGCAAATGAAAAATAAGTGGGATCCTTGAGTAATCGGCCTGCTTCCAGAATTCCCTCAAATCCTGTGGAATCGCCAAAATTCCAACTCTTGTACGGCATTGCAAGCAGAGACTTGCCTACCTTTTCTAGAAGTAGAAGTCTTTCTTCTCGCGATGGGAGTGCGGGTGCCTGAGTCATCTATTTACCGTCCCTTAAATTCTGGTTTACGTTTTTCTGCAAAAGCTCTTTGGCCTTCAGCTGCATCTTCAGTTGTCATGCAGTATGCAAAAGAATCATTTTCGTAGAGCAGTCCGGTTTCTAGCGGAATGCTTTGTGAGATTCGCACCATGTGCTTGGTCATTTGCGCCGCGATAGGAGCTTTCTCAGCGATAGATTCCGCAATAACAATGGCGCGATTAAGCACTTCTTCTCTGGGTACTAACTCTTGGATCAAACCCATGCGAAGTGCATCAGCTGCCAAGACGGGTTCTCCGTGCAATAGAAAGAGCGAGGCATTTCCAGGACCCACTCTGTGTGAGAGCAATTGAGTCTGGCCGGAACCACCATGCCAACCCCATCTAATCTCACCTGCTAAAAACTTTGCATCAGGAGAAGCCACGCAAATATCTGAAGCACATGCCATTTCAAGTCCGCCACCAATTACCCAGCCGTGAAGAGATGCAACGACAGGTTTCTTGATAAGCCAGATTGCACGGGCATAATCAAGATTACGATCAAAGCGATTGCGATATTCCCAATTACTTCCATATTCGCCTAAATCAGTGAGGTCGCTGCCAGCACAAAAACCTTTCTCGCCTTTGCCATAAAGAAGTACAGAGCGAATTTCTAAGTTGTTATTAATCTCGTAGATGTAGCTATTCATCTGCTCATCCATAGTCACGGTCATCGCATTTATCTTCTCGGGGCGATTAAGAATGAGATGGGCAACTTTTCCATGAACTTCAAAATCGACCTGTCCTGTAAGTGGTGTAGCCATTTCTTACTCCTTCACTGTTCCGACGGCGCCAGACTTAATGAGCTCTTCAACCTTCGTGGCCGGCATTCCAAGAAGATCAATCAAAATTTCCTTCGTATGTTCACCTAAAGCAGGTGCACCGCGGCGAATAGTTGGTGGAGTATCAGAAAGACGCACCGGAGGGCGTACGGTTTTTGCACTTCCACCCCGCAGCTGCGGTTGTTCCCAGATGTACTTTGTTTCAATAATATGTGGATCTTTCACAAGAGCTTCGTAGTCATACACCGGCCCACACCATGCTCCGACTCGATCACAGATTTCAATCCACTCAGCAGTAGTCTTCTCTTGGAAACTATGTCGAATTAGCTTATAAATCTCATCACGATGTTTATGTCCGTCGTTGTAGTGCGTCAAGGTTCGCAGGAAATCATTATCCAGAACTTCGCCCAGAATTGAGAGCGGCACCATGGCCAAAGTTAGCCAAGCATCTTTTGTTTTATACACGCCATATGGTGCTGGAATTGAGGCATGCGCACTCCGTTCTTCCATACGAGTTGGCATACGATCTGTATTTAAGAAAGTCACAATCTCTTGAAGCTGACAATCCATCACGACTGACAACATATCGATTTCAACGTGTTGACCAGTGCCAGTCTGATGGCGTGATTCAATTGCGGCAAGAATTCCTATAACTGCCTGATATCCAGTCATCACGTCAGCGCCCCAGAGCGCACTCGGAGTTGGGTCATCACCTAGCGCTCCAACGCTAAACATCGAACCGCTATAGCCCTGAACAATGAGGTCTTGCCCTGGGCGATCTCGATAAGGCCCAAAAGATCCGTAACCCGAAATAGAACAGTAAACAATTTTGGGGTTTATCTTCTTAAGGTCCGCGTAACCAATTCCCAGGCGGTCTGCAGTTCCAAATCTAAAGTTTTGCAAGAAGACATCAGATTTCTTCACTAGCTCATAGAGAACTTCTTTTCCTTCTGCACTCTTAAGATCGATTGAAAGCGATCTCTTATTGCGATTGACTGCAAGAAATGTGGTCATCTCGCCATTACTCTGTCGATCTTCGAATCCGCGAGTTCTATTAAATTCACCATTAACAGGCGGCTCAATTTTTATTACATCAGCGCCAAGGTCACCGAGTCGAGTTCCGGCAATGGGTCCTGCCAACATCTGTGTTGCATCGATTACGCGCAGGTTATCTAGGGCGCCTTTAGCTGAATTCATGGATAGATACTTTCTTATGAAGAATTCAATGTCAACGAAATTTCGCTGCCATCTACCGGGTTATTGCCTTGCTGAACTGGGGTTTTATCCCATTTATGCAAATCGGCAGCTCAGGCCGCCGTCAACGATCCAATCTGCCCCGTTCACAAATGAGGCATCATCGGAGAGAAGGAAGGTAACAACCTTTGCGATCTCTGATGTCTGTGCCATGCGAGCCATTGGTTGCACCGCCATTGATTCGGCCTTCTTTTCAGGCAGCATTTCAAACCACGACAGCAGTAACGGGGTGAGGGTGTACCCAGGTGAGACCGCATTGGTGCGGATCTGGTGGATGCCTTCATCAAGTGCCAAGTTGCGGGTCAAACCAATGACGCCTGACTTTGCAGCTGCATATGGGAAATACTTTGGGTAGGTCATGCGCGCATGGATTGATGCAATATTAACAATCGCACCCTTCTTAGCTGCTCGCATTGAAGGTAATACTAATTTTGCAGTATGCCAGACGCTCTTTAAATCTACATCAAAGAATTTGTTCCACTCTTCATCGGTCATTTCAACTGCATCTGCATTTGAATTCACACCTGCGTTATTGACTAAGCCTGTAATTGGACCGAGCTCTTTTACAATCGCATCATGGGCCGTCTTAAGTGAATCAAACTTACCCACATCTGCTTGATGGAACATCACTTTAAATCCTTGCGCCGTCAATTCGGCTGCATAGGCTTCACCGGCTGGGACTACGATGTCACAGAACGAGACTCGAGCTCCTTGTTGAACAGCATCTAAAACAATTGCTGCACCAATTCCAGATGCTCCACCTGTGACAAAAACATGTTCATTTTGAAGTTTCATTTCTTTCACCAATCTGCTACTGAGCCGTCGTTGTGGAACCATTGAACCGGAATACCCGATACAAATGGGTGTTTCGCTGCTTCTTTTTCATCCATCTCAACGCCGATTCCCGGTGCAGTCGGTGGATAAATATGACCATCTTTGATTTCTGGGACGCCAGAAAATACTTCTGAACGCCAAGAAACATCCGAGCGCATCACTTCTTGAATGAGGAAGTTCGGTGTAGTCAGGCCAAGATGTACGTTGACCATAGTTGCAATAGGGCCAAGTGGGTTATGTGGCGCCATCGTAACTCCGTATGTGTCACAGAGCGCTGAAATCTTTCGTAGCTCTGTAATGCCACCTGCATGACACACATCCGGTTGAGCGACATCAATAAGACCATCCTCGAGGAGCGGCAGGAAATCCTCACGGTGAAGCAGGCGTTCACCTGTGGCAAGCGGAACAGTGATCTTTGCTCGAGCCCGCTTCAGCGCTTCATGTTGATCGGGTGGAACAATTTCTTCGAGAAAGAGTGGCTTATAAGGAGCTAAAACCTCAGCGAATTGAATCGCCATCGCGGCAGTTGTTCGTCCGTGGAAATCAATCATGATGTCTACATCTGGTCCAGCAGCACGTCTGGCTGATTCCATCAACTCTCCTGCATGGCGAAGTTTTTGTGCATCTCCAAGCGGTGCCGATTGCGGAACCGCAAGAATTTTCACTGCGGTAAATCCATCTTTGATGCTCTGCTTCATCTTATCTTCAAAGGAAGAGACACTGTCAGAGTTATAAACGGCATCAGAATTTCCACCACCAAGGTGGTCATACATGCGTACTCGATCTCGGGCTAAGCCACCAAGAATGCGCCACAGTGGAACGTTTAAATCTTTTGCCGAAATATCCCATAGCGCTTGATCAATTCCGCTTATTGCAGACATTGTCACGGCTCCACCTTTAAAAAATGGGTGCCGGTAAAGAATCTGCCAATTGCGCTCGATTTCACGTGGGTCGCGGCCGACAAGTAGCGGCGCTAAATCTTCTACCGCACCAACGACCGCTTGTGTTTGAAACTCCAGAGTAGCTTCACCAATTCCAATAAGTCCTGCGACATCTGTATATACCCGGACAACAACCCAATTGCGCATCTTGGCATTGACGACAGTTGTTGTTATTTTAGTTATCTTCATTTTTTACCCGATTTCACTCTCTTAATTTCAGCGATGAAAGCTGCAACCCTTGTAGGAATTTCTGGAATTCCGCCACCTAGTAAAGGTCCCCCGACTCCGAAGCCTAAAACACCTGCAGCAAACCAATCCTTAATGTTTTCTACACTTACTCCACCGGTAGCCAACCATTTGGCTTCTGGGAATGGATCTCGAACCGCCTTCAAATAGGCGGGGCCAAAGTGTGAGGCTGGAAAGAGTTTCAAAACTTTCGCACCAGCCTGCAGCGCACGAGCCACATCGGTAGGCGTGGCAACACCTGGAACTGATAGAAGGTTGAGATCAAGAGTCTTCTTAATGACTGCAGCATCTGTATGTGGTGAGAGAACAAATGTAGCTCCCGCCTTCTTTGCGCTAATGACATGTGCAGGGCTCATAGCTGTTCCAACTCCAACTGTGATTCCCTTGATGGCTGAGAATTCTTCAATCAGATCAAAGACATCGGGTGTTGTTGTCGTAAATTCAAAAGAGGTAATGCCTGCACTATGTAAGGCATGCGCCGCGCTCCTGCCTTCAGCCGATGTCTTAGTACGAATAATGGCAACTATAGAACTCTTCTCAAATTCCTCTAGTGCGCTCATGAACTCTTTACCAATCTCTGAGAGATGACACCTGATGTGCCAAATGGAAGACCTGTCCAGTCCCCCAAGTGTGATGCAACGAGTGCGCCACATGTACTTCCTTGCAAAATTGATTCTCGCATTGAAAGTCCACCTAAAATTCCAGAAATCGTACCTCCCACAAAAGCATCCCCAGAACCAACAGGATCCACAGTTTCTACAACTTCTGGGGATATGTCGAACCTTTCGCCATTGTGCAGCACGCGCATTTTCTGATCACCCGCAGTCATGATTGCTGTTTTTGCACCCGCAGCACCAGCTAGTCGAAGATTTTCTTCCGGGTCGCTACTTCCCCAGACCACGGCGTATTCGTCCACGCCACCGATAACGAGTTCAACATCATGAATGAGTGAATGAAGTGCCTGAGCAGCCTGCGATTCACTCCATAGTTTGCGGCGCAGATTGATATCAAAGCTAATTGGAATGTTGTTTTTGCGGGCTAAATCCATTGCCTTTGCAACTGCGCCAGCAGAACTTTCCGAGATTGCAACAGATATTCCAGTCATATGCACCCATCGAGCAGAGGCAATCTCTTCCTCTTTGATATCTGCCACAGAGATTGTTGAGCCGGCAGATGATTTACGAAGGTAGGTCACATCTATCGGATTCTCTTTGCCACGATTACGCACCAGTGCAGGGGTATAAGACTCAACGGTTTTAATCCCATCAAGACTCAGTCCCTCACTTTTCAGTTTCGCAAGAATATTCTTTCCCAGCTGATCGGCTCCGAGCCGCGAAATCAAAGTTGCACGCAGCCCAAGGCGCGTCACCGCAACTGCAACATTTACTTCGGCGCCGGCAACAGATAACTCAAATTTTGCCGCTGTCGCTACGTCATCAGTATCAGTTGCAAGAAAGAGCCCCATCATTTCGCCCAGGGTATAGAGATCAGACATTTGTCTGCACCTCTTCAACAAGTGCGAGCATTTCTTCAATCTCTCTTAACGTATCTACATCAAGTGACACGGTCGGATTCCGACAGTAGTTCGTCTCAATAATTCCACGCTTAAAAAGAACATCTTTCTCAGCAGCGATAAGTAAATCGAGATTTGATATCCATCGAGCGATATGCGGGATAAACCTATCTAGCCGTGAATCAAACTCCTTGTGATCACCTGCGAGCAATGCTCGCTCTGCCCAGAGATACAGATCAGTGAGACCACACCCCGGCTGAAGTCCGTCAGCACCTGCGGCAACTCCCTCTTTCCAAAAGATTCCACCCCAGCCAATAAGAGTTCTGACTCGACCGTTAGTTAAGGAATTAACAGTCTTGATTGATTCTGTAGGTGGATTCGCTTCACATTTGATAATTTGCAGATTCTCATATTTATTTGCAAGATTCACAAGCCCTGAAACATCAGCCATTCCACCGGCTTGCGGAAGGTGTTGAATTACCACTGGAATTTTGACCGACTTCAAAATAGATTCAAGATGAAAATCTATTTGCGCAGCAGTTGGCGCAAAGAATGTCGGTGGCAAAATATTGATGTAATCGACACCCATTGCTTCATAGTCTTTTGCTCGAATTACTGCCAGCTCTGATGAGTGATCTGCCACCGTGGTAATGATCTTCAGATCTGAGCCAGCACGTTCGGTCAGCAGGATATCCAAGAGTTGATAACGCTCTGGGTCGGAGAGTTTTATATTCTCACTTGCCACCCCGAAGAACAGAGTGGATTTCGTTCCGATCTCGATAATCCAACGGCAGAGCGCGCGAAAGCTTTCGTAATCGACTTCACCTTTTGTTGTGAAAGGAACAGATAAAACCGGGCAAACGCCTTTGATGCTCACCCGGTCTTATCCTAATTACTAGCGCTTGATTTTCTTAGAAATAACTGCCTGCATAATCACGGATAAAATGATTACTAGCCCAAAGAATACTTGGGTGTAAAAGGCGTTGATTCCAGAGGCAACAATTCCGGCATTGATAGCTCCGATAATGAATGAGCCAACAAATGTGCCAGTGACGGTTCCGATGCCACCGAATACAGAGGTGCCACCCAAGAACACTGATGCAATTGAGTTCATCAGAAGTCCTTCGCCTAGTGTTGGCCAGAAGTATGAAACCTCAAAGGATGCGACTAAGCCGGCAAAGGCCGCGAAGAATCCCATGATTGCAAAGGTACGTCTCTTCACTTGGTTGACATTCACACCCATCAATTGGGCAGATGTTTTATTGTCGCCAGTTAAGAAAACATGCGCACCAAATTGAGTTCTATTGAGTACAAACCACAAAATGATTGTGGCTAGGACTGCCCACCAAAATTGATTTGCGATACCGAAAAAGGATCTACCTACAAGAAGGTTAGAGACGCCGGCTAGCTCCTTATCTGTAAGGCCAACTCCGGAGCCGTTCATCCAAGCAAGTTCGATTCCGCGGAATAGAAATCCAGTACCAATAGTGATTACAAGTGACGGAATAGCAAAGTAAGTTACTAGCCAGCCATTGAAGTATCCAGAGAGAGTTCCGGCAATCAGTGCCCCTGCAAAGCCCAGCCAAATATTTCCCGTTCCTTGGTAAATTTTGGCAAATGTTGCTGTGGAGAGCGCCATCACGGCAGGGAAAGAAAGATCAATCTCTCCGGTAATAACAATAAGTGTTAGTGGAATTGCCATCAGGGCAAAGAGTGGAGTACTCGAAGCGAAGGCCAAATAAATATCTTTAGAAGTAAATGCTTCGGAGGCTGTGACCACAAAAACGAGCCACATCGCAATTCCAACTCCCCAGATACCAAATTGCATTCCAAATCTGCGCCAAAATGATGGCGGACGGGCTGCGTTGTTCTTTACCTTTGAATCAGTTCTTTCGCTCATAATCTCATTACTCCTTTATTGACCCGGTGCGAGCAACTCGATACATGCTCTCGATTAACTCATCCATTGTAATTTCACTCTTTTTATAGTTGCCGGCCACTTTGCCGCGATCGAGCACAATCATCCGGTCAACAGCCGGGTAGATATGGAAAATGTTGTGGTCAATAAAGATTGCCGAACGACCAGATTTCTTGATGTTTTGAACAAAATCTAGCGTCTTCTTAGTTTCTGATAGAGACAAGCCTACTGTTGGCTCATCCAAAATCACGAGCTCGGCATCAAAATAAAGGGCTCTTGTGATTGCCACTCCTTGTTTTTCACCGCCGGACATAGTTAAGACTGCATTATCAGGATGCACTGCCGTTGATGTGAAACCCATGTGTTCGCTCATGAGGCGGGTTGCTTCGCTTCTCATTTTCTTAACGTCTAATCGACCAAATTTAGTTTTAATCTCTCTACCCATGAACATATTGCGCCAGATAGGTTGTAGTTCACAGAGTGCGCGCTCTTGGTAGATTGTTTCAATTCCCAGGTCACGGGCCTTAGCCACGCTCCAGTCGGTTATCTTCTCGCCCTTAAACCAAATCTCGCCGCCTTCATCTGGCTTGTGGAAACCCATAATTGTCTTAACTAGGGTTGATTTGCCAGCGCCATTATCGCCAAGTAGGCCAACAATCTCGCCAGGATAAATTTCTAGATCAACTCCAGATAGAGAGCGAACCTCGCCAAATGTTTTTGAAACATTTTTCAATTGAATTACTGGTGCACTACCGGACATATGTCTGAACCCCTTCGAAAAGGTGTGTCGGTTGGGAATTACCTTCCCAACCGACACACACTAATTTATCAGCTATTTATTAGCGGATTTCTACCTTTGCAAGTGGTGCTACGACTGCAACGTTTGACTTATCAACGAATCCACCAGCTGTATTCACATCAAGACCTGAGAAACCAAACTTCTTGGTTAGACAGATTTGAAGGATTGGTAGATATCCCTGTAAGAACGGTTGCTGATCGATTACGAGTTGTAGGAAGCCACTCTCGATAGCAGTTGTTGTTGCAGGAGATACGTCGAATCCACCGAAGTAGACAGATCCTGCCTTCAAGTTTGCTGCCTTCATATATGTTGCTGCAGTAGCAGTTAAGCCACCGTGATCAGTAACAACAGCCTTCACATTAGGGTTCTTTGCCATGATTCCAGCAAATGTTGGACCGCCTGATGCAGGTGTTGTGTTGGTAGCTTGATCGATTTCCTGATAGATAACTTTAACCTTCAGTTTTTCGAAGCCATCAATTACACCAACTGTACGTTGACCGCGATCTCCGCCTTGACCCTTGAGGCCCCAAACGAATGCTGAGTCGCCAGCAGCAAGTTTTCCACGCTTAACCATTTCTGATGCTAGATCTACTCCAGCTTTGTAGTTAACCGCACCGACATAGCCAAATCCCTGTGTTGAATACTGGGCTTGTAGATCTGTAAGTGATGTGTTCAATGTTGTGACGATGATGCCTTTCTTGAAAGACTCCTCGACTAGTGGCTTAGCAGCTTCTGGTCCCATGAAGCCGTACATTGCAATGCCGTTTGGCTTAGTTGCAATAGCTTCTTTCCACTGGGTTACCATTTTTGCAGGATCCCAATCTGAGAAGTAGTACTTCACTGTTGGGCCTAGATCTCTTTGAGCTTGGCGATAACCGTTATAAACGTTATTTGCAAAGACACCACCTTGTGGACCACCAGGGAATGCGGCGATCTTTACACCTTTGCACCACTGGCCTGTTGCTGCTGCGTTTGCAGATGTTGCACTATTAAACGCAACAAGTGAAGAAGCTGCAAAGACAAGTGCAACAAAGCCAACTTTAGCTTTCTTGATTGACATTTATTCCTCCTAGAGTTTGAATCGTGAATCGACCCGCCCCTTTTATACTTCATACTTAATGGAGAAACAAGGGGTTTGCATCACGGCTGAGTAACGATTAGATAACTCCGCATAAAGCATCTTTAGGGCACTTCTGAGCGCACATTAATTGAGACTTATCGCTAAGAAAAAAAGAATGAATACCGCACCCCACTAGACAAACTCTTAGACCCTCCTGTAGGGCTTGCCTAGTACTCCTTACGGTTAATACGTTGCGCGCCCGCCTGAGATATCAAAGGTGAATCCTGTGGTGAAGGAACAAGCTGGTGATGCCATAAAGGCAATCATCTCAGCGACTTCTTCTGACTCCCCGATTCGACCCATCGGGATTCGAGAGATCATATATTTCATCGTATCTTCGGTTGTATTCTCGTTTATCGCTGTGCGAATTACCGCTGGGGCCAATGAGTTAATTACTACGCCAGATGCGGCAGCTTCCTTTGCTACACCTTTTACATAGCCAATTAATCCAGCCTTTGCAGTGTTATATGGCGACATTCCAGGGTTGCCTTCTTTGCCTGCAATAGAAACTACTTGCACAATGCGCCCATACTTGCGCTCTTTCATCAGTGGCATCACTGCTTGCGTAATCCAAATCGCACCAAAGAGATCGATTGTTAGTGGCTTGAGGAATTGTTCCCAGGTTATATCTTCTGTCTGCATTCCCGTTGGTCCCGTAATTCCACCGGCATTCACCACTGAATCAATTCGGCCGTGCTCTTTCTCAATAGCTTTAATCCTTTGACGTACATTTTCCTCAGAACCCAAATCAAAGATGTGATAAGCGGCGCTGGCGCCACTACTTTTTATCTCATCCACAACAGATTTCAAGCCAGTTTCGTTGACATCGAGTGCAATGACATGAGCACCACGGCGAGCAAGCAGAATAGCCGATGCTCGCCCGATGCCACTGGCAGCGCCAGTAACTACCGAGATCTGCCCAGCGAGTGATGTGAGGTCTTCGGTCATGATGAGCCCTTCGGTTTGGCGTAAAAAGTTTCATTCACCTATTGAGTATTTACGGCAATTTACACTAACTTGAATACAGTAGAAACCTTTTTGAGCGCTTATTTTAAGGGGCTGGCAGATGTCGACTAAAATCTCAGTGGAAGTCTTTGACGAGCGAAAATGCCTTCTCGGTGAAGGCCCTACATCTTCAGGACCAGGAAACAACCACGTGATGTGGGTCAATATTCTTGAGAACCAAGTCATGTGGCGCAACCTCGAAACTGGGATTGCAGGCGGCTACGACACCTCAGAGCATGTCTCCTTCGCTATTCCTCGCACGCATGGTGGTGAAGTTTTAGGAACTGTCAGTGGGCCGGTATTGCGAGGTCCGGACGGAAAAATTCACCAGCTACCAACACGATCAACTGTCGTAGGCGATGTAGATACAACTCCTACTCGCTGGAATGATGCAAAAGTTTCTCGCAACGGTGACCTGTGGCTTGGCACA contains:
- a CDS encoding glycoside hydrolase family 88 protein, with product MTQAPALPSREERLLLLEKVGKSLLAMPYKSWNFGDSTGFEGILEAGRLLKDPTYFSFANGWIRAWASRPEPFRRLDCTAPGVAMVEIAHETKDKAIIDSLNLLAAYLMSRTKDRGIYDTWESLCLIPPYGGEELPTNEAKWLANPPGGTCIDCLHFDPPFFTALGKETGREDLVTVGVEQAHAYIDALQKENGIFDHFFMNGVEGTWAPGWGRGQGWALLGMMDVLKNISLNHPGRKKIEDASTKLIYSMIKLQREDGRWWCVVDSERSGEEGSTAGFMATGFARAIKLGIVDESIVKPAMIKALAGVIADTDSAGELQNVTAAVMASTRKSHYEFTPRGFSVPWGQGPVALAICETDSLL
- a CDS encoding enoyl-CoA hydratase/isomerase family protein, with the protein product MATPLTGQVDFEVHGKVAHLILNRPEKINAMTVTMDEQMNSYIYEINNNLEIRSVLLYGKGEKGFCAGSDLTDLGEYGSNWEYRNRFDRNLDYARAIWLIKKPVVASLHGWVIGGGLEMACASDICVASPDAKFLAGEIRWGWHGGSGQTQLLSHRVGPGNASLFLLHGEPVLAADALRMGLIQELVPREEVLNRAIVIAESIAEKAPIAAQMTKHMVRISQSIPLETGLLYENDSFAYCMTTEDAAEGQRAFAEKRKPEFKGR
- a CDS encoding CaiB/BaiF CoA transferase family protein; amino-acid sequence: MNSAKGALDNLRVIDATQMLAGPIAGTRLGDLGADVIKIEPPVNGEFNRTRGFEDRQSNGEMTTFLAVNRNKRSLSIDLKSAEGKEVLYELVKKSDVFLQNFRFGTADRLGIGYADLKKINPKIVYCSISGYGSFGPYRDRPGQDLIVQGYSGSMFSVGALGDDPTPSALWGADVMTGYQAVIGILAAIESRHQTGTGQHVEIDMLSVVMDCQLQEIVTFLNTDRMPTRMEERSAHASIPAPYGVYKTKDAWLTLAMVPLSILGEVLDNDFLRTLTHYNDGHKHRDEIYKLIRHSFQEKTTAEWIEICDRVGAWCGPVYDYEALVKDPHIIETKYIWEQPQLRGGSAKTVRPPVRLSDTPPTIRRGAPALGEHTKEILIDLLGMPATKVEELIKSGAVGTVKE
- a CDS encoding SDR family NAD(P)-dependent oxidoreductase, with the protein product MKLQNEHVFVTGGASGIGAAIVLDAVQQGARVSFCDIVVPAGEAYAAELTAQGFKVMFHQADVGKFDSLKTAHDAIVKELGPITGLVNNAGVNSNADAVEMTDEEWNKFFDVDLKSVWHTAKLVLPSMRAAKKGAIVNIASIHARMTYPKYFPYAAAKSGVIGLTRNLALDEGIHQIRTNAVSPGYTLTPLLLSWFEMLPEKKAESMAVQPMARMAQTSEIAKVVTFLLSDDASFVNGADWIVDGGLSCRFA
- the dgoD gene encoding galactonate dehydratase: MKITKITTTVVNAKMRNWVVVRVYTDVAGLIGIGEATLEFQTQAVVGAVEDLAPLLVGRDPREIERNWQILYRHPFFKGGAVTMSAISGIDQALWDISAKDLNVPLWRILGGLARDRVRMYDHLGGGNSDAVYNSDSVSSFEDKMKQSIKDGFTAVKILAVPQSAPLGDAQKLRHAGELMESARRAAGPDVDIMIDFHGRTTAAMAIQFAEVLAPYKPLFLEEIVPPDQHEALKRARAKITVPLATGERLLHREDFLPLLEDGLIDVAQPDVCHAGGITELRKISALCDTYGVTMAPHNPLGPIATMVNVHLGLTTPNFLIQEVMRSDVSWRSEVFSGVPEIKDGHIYPPTAPGIGVEMDEKEAAKHPFVSGIPVQWFHNDGSVADW
- a CDS encoding bifunctional 4-hydroxy-2-oxoglutarate aldolase/2-dehydro-3-deoxy-phosphogluconate aldolase, encoding MSALEEFEKSSIVAIIRTKTSAEGRSAAHALHSAGITSFEFTTTTPDVFDLIEEFSAIKGITVGVGTAMSPAHVISAKKAGATFVLSPHTDAAVIKKTLDLNLLSVPGVATPTDVARALQAGAKVLKLFPASHFGPAYLKAVRDPFPEAKWLATGGVSVENIKDWFAAGVLGFGVGGPLLGGGIPEIPTRVAAFIAEIKRVKSGKK
- a CDS encoding sugar kinase is translated as MSDLYTLGEMMGLFLATDTDDVATAAKFELSVAGAEVNVAVAVTRLGLRATLISRLGADQLGKNILAKLKSEGLSLDGIKTVESYTPALVRNRGKENPIDVTYLRKSSAGSTISVADIKEEEIASARWVHMTGISVAISESSAGAVAKAMDLARKNNIPISFDINLRRKLWSESQAAQALHSLIHDVELVIGGVDEYAVVWGSSDPEENLRLAGAAGAKTAIMTAGDQKMRVLHNGERFDISPEVVETVDPVGSGDAFVGGTISGILGGLSMRESILQGSTCGALVASHLGDWTGLPFGTSGVISQRLVKSS
- a CDS encoding dihydrodipicolinate synthase family protein produces the protein MSIKGVCPVLSVPFTTKGEVDYESFRALCRWIIEIGTKSTLFFGVASENIKLSDPERYQLLDILLTERAGSDLKIITTVADHSSELAVIRAKDYEAMGVDYINILPPTFFAPTAAQIDFHLESILKSVKIPVVIQHLPQAGGMADVSGLVNLANKYENLQIIKCEANPPTESIKTVNSLTNGRVRTLIGWGGIFWKEGVAAGADGLQPGCGLTDLYLWAERALLAGDHKEFDSRLDRFIPHIARWISNLDLLIAAEKDVLFKRGIIETNYCRNPTVSLDVDTLREIEEMLALVEEVQTNV
- a CDS encoding ABC transporter permease, with amino-acid sequence MSERTDSKVKNNAARPPSFWRRFGMQFGIWGVGIAMWLVFVVTASEAFTSKDIYLAFASSTPLFALMAIPLTLIVITGEIDLSFPAVMALSTATFAKIYQGTGNIWLGFAGALIAGTLSGYFNGWLVTYFAIPSLVITIGTGFLFRGIELAWMNGSGVGLTDKELAGVSNLLVGRSFFGIANQFWWAVLATIILWFVLNRTQFGAHVFLTGDNKTSAQLMGVNVNQVKRRTFAIMGFFAAFAGLVASFEVSYFWPTLGEGLLMNSIASVFLGGTSVFGGIGTVTGTFVGSFIIGAINAGIVASGINAFYTQVFFGLVIILSVIMQAVISKKIKR
- a CDS encoding ATP-binding cassette domain-containing protein yields the protein MSGSAPVIQLKNVSKTFGEVRSLSGVDLEIYPGEIVGLLGDNGAGKSTLVKTIMGFHKPDEGGEIWFKGEKITDWSVAKARDLGIETIYQERALCELQPIWRNMFMGREIKTKFGRLDVKKMRSEATRLMSEHMGFTSTAVHPDNAVLTMSGGEKQGVAITRALYFDAELVILDEPTVGLSLSETKKTLDFVQNIKKSGRSAIFIDHNIFHIYPAVDRMIVLDRGKVAGNYKKSEITMDELIESMYRVARTGSIKE
- a CDS encoding substrate-binding domain-containing protein translates to MSIKKAKVGFVALVFAASSLVAFNSATSANAAATGQWCKGVKIAAFPGGPQGGVFANNVYNGYRQAQRDLGPTVKYYFSDWDPAKMVTQWKEAIATKPNGIAMYGFMGPEAAKPLVEESFKKGIIVTTLNTSLTDLQAQYSTQGFGYVGAVNYKAGVDLASEMVKRGKLAAGDSAFVWGLKGQGGDRGQRTVGVIDGFEKLKVKVIYQEIDQATNTTPASGGPTFAGIMAKNPNVKAVVTDHGGLTATAATYMKAANLKAGSVYFGGFDVSPATTTAIESGFLQLVIDQQPFLQGYLPILQICLTKKFGFSGLDVNTAGGFVDKSNVAVVAPLAKVEIR